The following coding sequences are from one Granulicella sp. L56 window:
- a CDS encoding MFS transporter, translating into MPFETPNTGPATAAAAPTPSGFAPLRIALFRDRWIASTISSVGTWMQDTAGTWFMTSLTTSPLLIALMQTAASLPVLILGLLAGATADIFDRRKLLIFWQAWMLGSVSLLAILTFLGYVSPWTLLALTFMLNIGSAMNNPAWQAIVPELVPRELIPDTVSLNSASNNLARAVGPALGGLMVAAFKRIDSGAGSVFLLNAVSYAAVIWVLVNWKRIPLFKSTLPSERIAASIRSGLRYVRYSPELQSALVRTFTFTFFLSAIWALLAVVASHVLHQGALGYGILNGSLGVGALVGATTLPRIRRRFSADRIIIAATLYNVVTLLILAFAHVPWLIIIALIFSGFAWTCTLSTLNTSVQLAVPAWVQARALGTYLMTFQGGMALGSVLWGALAEHTSTPISLATAAAGLAITLPIVSRFHILQGPVPDHTPYQWQRPAPQPIPALDSEPADDLNSAGPVRISIEYNVPAENYAEFTHAIHELRGVRLRDGALRWGIYREATNPEHLNETFVMESWLDYLRSRERVTAADEAIRERVRSLHRDSEPPRTTHQIYAKEITHPNE; encoded by the coding sequence ATGCCCTTCGAAACCCCAAACACCGGCCCGGCCACAGCAGCCGCCGCTCCCACACCAAGCGGCTTCGCGCCCCTCCGCATCGCGCTCTTCCGCGACCGCTGGATCGCCAGCACCATCTCCTCCGTCGGCACATGGATGCAGGACACCGCGGGTACCTGGTTCATGACCTCGCTGACCACCTCGCCTCTGCTCATCGCGCTGATGCAGACTGCGGCCAGCCTCCCTGTCCTTATCCTCGGCCTTCTCGCCGGTGCCACCGCCGACATCTTCGACCGCCGCAAGCTACTCATCTTCTGGCAGGCCTGGATGCTCGGCTCCGTCAGCCTCCTCGCCATCCTCACCTTCCTCGGCTACGTCTCGCCATGGACGCTGCTCGCGCTCACCTTCATGCTCAACATCGGCTCCGCCATGAACAATCCCGCATGGCAGGCCATCGTCCCCGAGCTGGTCCCCCGCGAACTCATCCCCGACACCGTCTCCCTCAACTCCGCCAGCAACAATCTCGCACGCGCCGTCGGCCCCGCTCTCGGCGGCTTGATGGTCGCCGCCTTCAAGCGCATCGACAGCGGCGCCGGCTCCGTCTTCCTGCTGAATGCCGTCTCCTACGCCGCCGTCATATGGGTGCTGGTCAACTGGAAGCGCATCCCGCTCTTCAAATCCACCCTTCCCTCCGAGCGCATCGCCGCCTCCATCCGCTCCGGCCTGCGCTACGTCCGTTACTCTCCCGAGCTGCAATCCGCGCTCGTCCGCACCTTTACCTTCACCTTCTTCCTCTCGGCCATCTGGGCGCTGCTCGCCGTCGTCGCCAGCCACGTCCTCCATCAGGGAGCGCTCGGCTATGGCATTCTCAACGGCTCGCTCGGCGTAGGCGCGCTCGTCGGAGCCACCACGTTGCCTCGCATCCGTCGCCGCTTCTCCGCCGACCGCATCATCATCGCCGCGACCCTCTACAACGTCGTCACCCTTCTCATCCTCGCCTTCGCGCATGTTCCCTGGCTCATCATCATCGCCCTCATCTTCTCGGGCTTCGCCTGGACCTGCACCCTCTCGACCCTGAACACCTCCGTCCAGCTCGCCGTGCCTGCGTGGGTGCAGGCCCGAGCCCTCGGCACCTACCTCATGACCTTCCAGGGCGGCATGGCGCTCGGCTCTGTCCTCTGGGGAGCGCTCGCCGAACACACCTCCACCCCCATCTCACTTGCCACCGCCGCTGCCGGACTCGCCATCACCCTTCCCATCGTCAGCCGCTTTCACATCCTGCAAGGCCCGGTTCCCGATCACACTCCCTACCAGTGGCAGCGCCCCGCGCCGCAGCCCATCCCCGCCCTCGATTCCGAACCAGCCGACGACCTCAACTCCGCCGGTCCCGTTCGCATCTCGATCGAGTACAATGTTCCCGCCGAGAACTACGCCGAGTTCACCCACGCCATCCACGAGCTACGCGGCGTCCGGCTCCGCGACGGCGCGCTGCGCTGGGGCATCTACCGCGAAGCCACCAACCCCGAGCACCTCAATGAGACCTTCGTCATGGAGTCCTGGCTCGACTATCTCCGCTCCCGCGAGCGCGTCACCGCCGCCGACGAGGCCATCCGCGAGCGCGTCCGCTCCCTCCACCGCGACTCCGAGCCACCCCGCACCACTCACCAGATCTACGCCAAAGAGATCACCCACCCCAACGAATAG
- a CDS encoding TonB-dependent receptor translates to MYHFITKKLPLIATTLALFIAITAHAQIVGGTISGTVTDSTGAALANAKVHVHNDETGNERNLVTASDGRYAAPSIPVGTYTITAELPGFSAARRAEIGLTVGQSKQIDLTLSLDSVAQQVTVQDTPSVVNTSTQEISGLVDERQIKQLPLNGRSYDQLITLNPGVVNYTGQRSGTIGTSNSSVGNMFAISGRRPQDNLFLLNGIEYTGASLINVTPGGTSGQLLGVDAVREFNVVSDTYSASYGKRQGAQISIVTASGTNKLHGSAYEFIRNSALDARNYFDQATIPEFQRNNFGGSLGGPIKKDKLLLFANYEGYRQNLGLSDVTLVPDNASRAAAVASVKPLLALWPVANGPELGSGIAEAFSSPMQHIREDFGTTRFDYNISPKDLFFSAYTIDDSTANTPTQNPLALINESLREQVLSAQEQHVFSPKLLNTTRFGFSRASFFFLGSTPIDIPGWVEGKPIGAIVIAGSTASNGSSQITGAGGNVGSDNTTTRNLFTFDDHIFWSHGRHQIEAGGWIQRLQSNDNLAQNQYGQASFASLATFLQGTVKTFTVVPAPTELGWRSFLGAGYIEDTIHFTPRLEVRAGFRFESTNGFNEAQGRASNYGFTNGIINTNPTVGSAALATNRAKFLPEPRVGLAWDVLGNGKTSVRAGFGIHRSLLDNLDYRLDQSAPYNTTLALSNVPVSSLNITANTKPSASSLVSPSNVQTDIYTPTVLSWNLRVEQQLAPNTSLTLGYVGSHGYHQILSADLNEPVTTTVNGTIYYPTTTKANPLVANTTSWISQGISNYNALEVDLHRSFANGFQLRGNYTWSKNLDNGSAWNTSVSANTPAFVMYPANPNIDYGPSASDIRNLASINGTYDLPFGANHLIGANFNGFANRAISGWTLSAIAAIQSGFPFSPQLGYNPTGSGDTRNPVRPDINPNFHGNLYLHTPKQFFNAAAFSAPAYGTFGNLGRDTLVGPGLTNLDLALHKSTQLGERLHAEFRAEFFNVLNHTNFATPNEVVISSGPTQGNLASQTAPVVASPTAGVITSTATSSRQIQFGLKLLF, encoded by the coding sequence ATGTATCACTTCATCACCAAAAAGCTCCCCCTCATCGCCACAACGCTGGCGCTGTTTATCGCAATCACCGCGCACGCGCAGATCGTCGGCGGAACCATCTCCGGCACCGTCACCGACTCCACCGGCGCCGCCCTCGCCAACGCCAAAGTCCACGTCCACAACGACGAGACCGGCAACGAGCGTAATCTCGTCACCGCATCCGACGGCCGCTACGCCGCGCCCTCCATCCCCGTGGGCACCTACACCATCACCGCAGAGCTTCCCGGCTTCAGCGCAGCACGCCGCGCTGAAATCGGACTCACAGTCGGCCAGAGCAAGCAGATCGACCTCACCCTCTCGCTCGATTCCGTCGCGCAACAGGTCACCGTGCAGGACACGCCCTCCGTCGTCAACACCTCCACGCAAGAGATCTCAGGCCTCGTCGACGAGCGCCAGATCAAACAGCTCCCCCTCAACGGCCGCAGCTACGACCAGCTCATCACGCTGAACCCCGGCGTCGTCAACTACACCGGCCAGCGCTCCGGCACCATCGGCACGTCAAATTCGTCGGTAGGCAACATGTTCGCCATCTCCGGCCGTCGCCCACAGGACAATCTCTTCCTCCTCAACGGAATCGAGTACACCGGAGCCTCGCTCATCAACGTCACCCCCGGCGGCACCAGCGGCCAGCTCCTCGGCGTCGATGCCGTGCGCGAGTTCAATGTCGTCAGCGACACCTACTCCGCCAGCTACGGCAAGCGCCAGGGCGCGCAGATCTCAATCGTAACCGCGTCAGGCACAAATAAACTTCACGGCTCCGCCTACGAGTTCATTCGCAACTCCGCCCTCGATGCCCGCAACTACTTCGACCAGGCCACCATCCCCGAGTTCCAGCGCAACAACTTCGGTGGCTCGCTCGGCGGACCCATCAAGAAGGACAAGCTCCTCCTCTTCGCCAACTACGAGGGCTACCGCCAGAACCTCGGCCTATCCGACGTCACGCTCGTTCCCGACAACGCCAGCCGTGCCGCCGCCGTAGCCAGCGTCAAACCCCTGCTCGCCCTATGGCCGGTAGCAAACGGCCCCGAACTCGGCAGCGGCATCGCCGAAGCCTTCTCCAGCCCCATGCAGCACATCCGCGAAGACTTCGGCACCACGCGCTTCGACTACAACATCAGCCCCAAGGACCTCTTCTTCAGCGCTTACACCATCGACGACTCCACCGCCAACACGCCCACGCAAAACCCGCTCGCCCTCATCAACGAGAGTCTCCGCGAACAGGTCCTCAGTGCGCAGGAACAGCACGTCTTCTCCCCGAAACTACTCAACACCACTCGCTTCGGCTTCTCCCGCGCATCCTTCTTCTTCCTTGGCTCAACTCCGATTGACATTCCCGGCTGGGTCGAAGGCAAGCCTATCGGAGCCATCGTCATCGCAGGCAGCACCGCCTCGAATGGCTCGTCACAAATCACCGGAGCAGGCGGCAACGTAGGCTCCGACAACACCACCACCCGCAATCTCTTCACCTTCGACGACCACATCTTCTGGAGCCATGGACGCCACCAGATCGAAGCCGGTGGCTGGATCCAGCGCCTGCAGTCGAACGACAACCTCGCCCAGAACCAGTATGGCCAGGCCTCCTTCGCCTCGCTCGCAACCTTCCTGCAAGGCACGGTAAAGACCTTCACCGTAGTCCCCGCGCCGACCGAGCTCGGCTGGCGCTCCTTCCTCGGCGCAGGCTACATCGAGGACACCATCCACTTCACCCCACGCCTCGAAGTCCGCGCAGGCTTCCGTTTCGAGTCAACCAATGGCTTTAACGAGGCCCAGGGCCGCGCCTCCAACTACGGCTTCACCAATGGAATCATCAACACCAATCCAACCGTAGGCTCCGCAGCACTCGCCACCAATCGCGCCAAATTCCTCCCCGAGCCGCGCGTCGGCCTCGCGTGGGACGTCCTCGGCAACGGCAAGACCTCCGTCCGCGCAGGCTTCGGCATCCACCGCTCGCTGCTCGATAACCTCGACTACCGCCTCGACCAGTCCGCCCCCTACAACACCACGCTCGCACTCTCGAACGTGCCCGTCTCCAGCCTCAACATCACCGCCAACACCAAGCCGTCAGCCAGTTCACTGGTCTCGCCCTCCAACGTCCAGACCGATATCTACACCCCCACCGTCCTGAGCTGGAACCTCCGCGTCGAGCAGCAACTCGCTCCCAACACCTCACTCACCCTCGGTTATGTAGGCTCGCACGGCTACCATCAGATTCTCTCCGCCGACCTCAACGAACCCGTCACCACAACGGTCAACGGAACGATCTACTATCCGACCACCACCAAGGCCAACCCGCTCGTAGCCAACACCACCTCGTGGATCTCGCAGGGCATCAGCAACTACAACGCCCTCGAGGTCGACCTGCACCGCAGCTTCGCCAACGGCTTCCAGCTTCGCGGCAACTACACCTGGTCGAAGAACCTCGACAACGGCTCCGCATGGAACACCAGCGTCAGCGCCAACACGCCCGCCTTCGTCATGTACCCCGCCAACCCCAACATCGACTACGGCCCCTCCGCCAGCGACATCCGCAACCTCGCCTCCATCAACGGCACCTACGATCTTCCCTTTGGAGCAAACCACCTCATCGGCGCAAACTTCAACGGCTTCGCCAACCGCGCCATCAGCGGCTGGACACTCAGCGCCATCGCCGCCATTCAGTCCGGCTTCCCCTTCTCGCCGCAACTCGGCTACAACCCCACCGGCAGCGGAGACACCCGCAACCCCGTCCGCCCCGATATCAATCCCAACTTCCACGGCAACCTCTACCTGCACACACCGAAGCAGTTCTTCAACGCCGCCGCCTTCAGCGCACCGGCCTATGGAACCTTCGGCAACCTTGGCCGCGACACCCTCGTCGGCCCTGGCCTCACCAACCTCGACCTCGCGCTGCACAAATCCACCCAGCTCGGCGAGCGTCTCCACGCCGAGTTCCGCGCCGAGTTCTTCAACGTCCTCAACCACACTAACTTCGCCACGCCCAACGAGGTCGTCATCTCCTCCGGCCCCACCCAGGGCAACCTAGCCAGCCAGACTGCACCCGTAGTCGCCAGCCCCACCGCAGGCGTCATCACCTCCACTGCCACCAGCTCCCGCCAAATTCAATTCGGTCTGAAGCTGCTCTTCTAA
- a CDS encoding PEP-CTERM sorting domain-containing protein produces the protein MRILKLLTLAAVFAAPLAMHASSLTYTDTFTGSGSVGGVDFNNAVVTFTATANPASLINEGGGIFALSPSTPVSFSIAGGVSGVFTDSLQLFVNQTSNIAGLGDNTNDFALLYTSNPAFAAYELGAIGATSGSSIFNNFATDLGEAVYGTNQGGLDLTAAGTSTFSAVAASEVPEPSSLVLLGTGALGALGVVRRKFSAA, from the coding sequence ATGCGCATTCTTAAACTTTTGACTCTTGCCGCGGTCTTTGCAGCTCCGCTTGCGATGCACGCCTCTTCGCTTACCTATACCGATACGTTTACCGGCAGCGGCAGCGTTGGCGGTGTCGATTTCAATAACGCAGTGGTGACGTTTACCGCAACGGCAAATCCTGCAAGCTTGATTAATGAAGGCGGCGGCATCTTCGCTCTTTCGCCTTCGACGCCGGTCTCGTTCAGCATCGCCGGTGGCGTGAGCGGCGTGTTCACCGACAGCCTCCAGCTCTTTGTGAACCAGACGAGCAACATCGCGGGCCTGGGCGACAACACGAACGACTTCGCGCTGCTTTACACCTCAAACCCGGCGTTTGCGGCGTATGAGCTGGGAGCGATTGGAGCGACCTCGGGCTCGTCGATCTTCAACAACTTCGCCACCGATCTGGGCGAGGCTGTCTATGGAACGAACCAGGGTGGCTTGGATCTGACGGCAGCGGGAACCTCTACGTTCTCGGCGGTGGCTGCGTCGGAGGTTCCTGAGCCTTCTTCGCTAGTGCTGCTGGGCACGGGAGCGCTGGGTGCTTTGGGTGTGGTGCGGCGGAAGTTTTCTGCTGCTTAG
- a CDS encoding YeiH family protein, whose product MALLFGVGLLGKVFEHTFAVLHAEHPTWLLPHIEYVLWAIILGLVISNTFGVARIFQPGVATYELWLKLGIVLIGARFLMQDLFHIGGMTLVLVAIELVLSLSVMTLLGRIFKLPPKLTSLLAIGSSICGVTAIMATQGAIDSSEEDTSTAMAAILTLGAIALFTFPAIGHALHMSQQSYGIWAGLAVDNTAEATVTGAIYGDVAGRFAVLSKTARSSFLGFVVLGYAVYWASKGQATAVENKALFLWQKFPKFVLGFIAISVLATAGFFTHGQLNSLSNLSRWAFLPAFAGVGVRTNLRDLVGQGWRPLIVGILGEIFIALVTLGLVYLSYRHGAIQ is encoded by the coding sequence ATGGCGCTGCTCTTCGGCGTCGGTCTTCTGGGCAAAGTCTTTGAACACACCTTCGCCGTCCTACACGCTGAACATCCCACCTGGCTACTTCCCCACATCGAGTACGTCCTCTGGGCCATCATCCTCGGCCTCGTCATCAGCAACACCTTCGGCGTCGCCCGCATCTTCCAGCCCGGCGTCGCCACCTACGAGCTCTGGCTCAAGCTCGGCATCGTCCTCATCGGCGCACGCTTCCTCATGCAGGACCTCTTCCACATCGGCGGCATGACCCTCGTTCTCGTCGCCATCGAGCTGGTCCTCTCGCTCTCCGTCATGACGCTGCTCGGGCGTATCTTCAAACTCCCGCCCAAACTCACCAGCCTTCTCGCCATCGGCAGCAGCATCTGCGGAGTCACCGCCATCATGGCCACGCAGGGAGCCATCGACTCCAGCGAAGAGGACACCTCCACCGCGATGGCGGCCATCCTCACCCTCGGCGCCATCGCTCTCTTCACCTTCCCCGCCATCGGCCACGCGCTCCACATGAGCCAGCAGTCCTACGGCATCTGGGCCGGCCTCGCCGTCGACAACACCGCCGAAGCCACCGTCACCGGAGCCATCTATGGCGATGTCGCCGGGCGCTTCGCTGTTCTCTCTAAAACCGCGCGCTCGTCTTTCCTCGGTTTCGTCGTCCTCGGTTATGCCGTCTACTGGGCATCGAAGGGCCAAGCCACCGCCGTCGAAAACAAGGCGCTCTTCCTCTGGCAGAAGTTTCCCAAGTTCGTCCTCGGCTTCATCGCCATCTCCGTCCTCGCCACCGCCGGATTCTTCACCCACGGACAGCTCAACAGCCTCTCCAATCTTTCGCGCTGGGCCTTCCTTCCCGCCTTCGCTGGCGTAGGTGTCCGCACCAACCTGCGCGACCTCGTTGGACAGGGTTGGCGGCCTCTCATCGTCGGCATCCTCGGTGAAATTTTTATCGCTCTGGTTACGCTCGGCCTTGTCTACTTGAGCTACCGTCACGGAGCGATCCAATGA